The Trichosurus vulpecula isolate mTriVul1 chromosome 3, mTriVul1.pri, whole genome shotgun sequence genome includes a window with the following:
- the EFCAB9 gene encoding EF-hand calcium-binding domain-containing protein 9 → MKVKQGSFLWYLYLDKIYCLLSVRNVKALSEYFQVLDVHRKQALNDVVFYHFLHHVTDLSRNQIMIVFDMLDWDATGEIGFDEFYMLVCVLLSHENHLEERFIYRHSRPVFELLDREGALRVKLSQFEAFRFLFNFRNQEMKQIFKNFDVTGDERLNYKEFKLFTIFCLDKHQERQKLERHKHLLMKQKSLFERWREDHRAKK, encoded by the exons ATGAAAGTGAAACAAGGATCATTTCTGTGGTACCTCTACTTAGATAAGATATACTGTTTACTATCAGTGAGAAATGTCAAGGCACTGTCGGAATATTTCCAAGTTCTTGATGTACACAGAAAGCAGGCTCTAAATG ATGTGGTCTtctatcattttcttcatcatgtGACTGACTTGAGCAGGAACCAAATTATGATAGTGTTTGACATGCTGGATTGGGATGCCACAGGAGAAATTGGTTTTGATGAGTTCTACATGCTCGTTTGTGTCTTATTGTCACACGAG AATCACTTGGAAGAGCGGTTTATCTATCGACACTCCCGGCCTGTGTTTGAGCTGCTTGACAGAGAGGGGGCGCTTAGGGTTAAGTTAAGTCAGTTCGAAGCCTTCCGATTCCTCTTCAATTTCAGGAACCAGGAAATGAAACAGATTTTCAAGAACTTTGATGTTACAGGTGATGAG CGTCTCAATTACAAAGAGTTCAAGTTGTTCACCATCTTCTGCCTTGACAAACATCAGGAGAGGCAGAAATTAGAGAGACATAAACATCTGCTCATGAAACAGAAAAGTCTCTTTGAAAGGTGGAGAGAAGACCACAGAGCAAAGAAGTGA